One Oceanotoga teriensis DNA segment encodes these proteins:
- a CDS encoding nucleoside phosphorylase gives MNKDILLPGIKLKKGEVTSKVIVCGDPERAEKISDMLDNKKVLNKSREYWSFYGEYKGVPLTITSHGVGASGAMLAFISLIKGGAKHIIRVGTCGGLKKEVKAGTIVVATAASKEEGVSNIYVPESFPAVADFDVLNALMKSAEDKNVEVFKGIIVTQGAYYSGVMPTNTELQAKAGAIALEMEVAALYTAASMFDVKAGSILSVDGNALDVLDAADECEQDPDLLTKTVDKTIEIALDAIINI, from the coding sequence ATGAATAAGGATATATTATTACCTGGAATAAAGTTGAAAAAAGGTGAAGTTACATCTAAAGTAATAGTTTGTGGAGATCCAGAAAGAGCAGAAAAAATTTCTGATATGTTAGATAATAAAAAAGTATTGAATAAAAGTAGGGAATATTGGTCTTTTTATGGTGAATATAAAGGGGTTCCTTTAACCATAACTTCTCATGGAGTTGGTGCGAGTGGGGCTATGCTTGCTTTTATAAGTCTAATAAAAGGTGGAGCCAAACATATTATAAGAGTTGGTACATGTGGAGGATTGAAAAAAGAAGTTAAAGCTGGAACTATAGTTGTTGCAACTGCGGCTTCAAAGGAAGAAGGTGTATCAAATATATATGTTCCAGAATCTTTTCCAGCAGTAGCTGATTTTGATGTTTTAAATGCATTGATGAAAAGTGCAGAAGATAAAAATGTAGAAGTTTTTAAAGGAATAATTGTAACTCAAGGTGCATATTATTCAGGAGTTATGCCAACAAATACGGAATTACAAGCTAAAGCAGGAGCAATTGCCCTTGAAATGGAAGTTGCAGCTTTGTATACAGCTGCAAGTATGTTCGATGTTAAAGCAGGTTCTATTTTATCGGTTGATGGTAATGCATTGGATGTTTTAGATGCTGCAGATGAATGTGAACAAGATCCAGATTTACTGACTAAAACTGTTGATAAAACTATAGAAATTGCATTAGATGCTATAATCAACATTTGA
- a CDS encoding S-methyl-5-thioribose-1-phosphate isomerase, with the protein MFRADKNLAFMLRYENVAWYENEKVKILDRRVYPNEIRYEICNNHQDVSKALKDMVTQSGGPYIAVNMGVVLAVNEAKNFSDDEYIDYVDKAVDTLCHSRPTTVENMKKAVFNCHKKALEMVSDRKNAVEEVLKVAIDEANKKYLRYEKVAKYLYKKIPKNGTIMTQCFGETVVGMLMRLCNENNNRIKVFSAETRPYFQGSRLTASVIQDMGIDVTVITDNMPGYVMKKKGVDLFTSAVDAITMDGHVVNKIGTFQIALCANYWNIPYFATGIPNKEHPTIETIKIEERDGDFVTQAMGIKTAMEGVKGYYPSFDITPPKLVSGIVTDKGIYSPYNLEDYFEE; encoded by the coding sequence TTGTTTAGAGCAGATAAGAATTTAGCTTTCATGCTTAGATATGAAAATGTGGCATGGTATGAAAATGAAAAAGTAAAAATTTTAGATAGAAGAGTTTATCCAAATGAAATAAGATATGAAATTTGTAATAATCATCAAGATGTATCAAAAGCTCTTAAAGATATGGTTACTCAAAGTGGAGGACCTTATATAGCAGTTAATATGGGAGTGGTACTGGCTGTTAATGAAGCTAAAAATTTTTCTGATGATGAATATATAGATTATGTTGATAAAGCTGTTGATACTTTATGTCATTCAAGACCTACTACTGTTGAAAATATGAAAAAAGCAGTTTTTAATTGTCATAAAAAGGCTTTAGAAATGGTATCTGATAGAAAAAATGCAGTTGAAGAAGTTCTAAAAGTAGCAATAGATGAAGCAAATAAAAAATATTTGAGGTATGAAAAAGTTGCTAAATATTTGTATAAAAAAATTCCTAAAAATGGAACTATAATGACTCAATGTTTCGGAGAAACCGTTGTTGGGATGTTGATGAGGCTTTGTAATGAAAATAATAATAGAATAAAAGTTTTTAGTGCTGAAACAAGACCTTATTTTCAAGGATCTCGGCTTACAGCGAGTGTTATTCAAGATATGGGGATAGATGTGACTGTAATAACAGATAATATGCCAGGTTATGTTATGAAAAAAAAGGGTGTAGATCTTTTTACTTCTGCTGTTGATGCAATAACTATGGATGGACATGTTGTAAATAAAATTGGAACTTTTCAAATAGCACTTTGTGCAAATTATTGGAATATACCTTATTTTGCTACTGGAATTCCTAATAAAGAACATCCAACTATTGAAACTATAAAAATAGAAGAAAGAGATGGTGATTTTGTAACTCAAGCAATGGGAATTAAAACCGCTATGGAAGGTGTAAAAGGTTATTATCCTTCATTTGATATAACTCCACCTAAACTTGTTTCTGGGATAGTTACCGATAAAGGTATTTATTCACCTTATAATCTTGAAGATTATTTTGAAGAATAA